The Papaver somniferum cultivar HN1 chromosome 3, ASM357369v1, whole genome shotgun sequence genome includes a region encoding these proteins:
- the LOC113355439 gene encoding fatty alcohol:caffeoyl-CoA acyltransferase — MASSTQIQVKEAVYITPSSPTPSHILPLSSLDSQLFIRFTIEYLLIYNNPARTKSAADRNAFTSRIKAALSAALVPYYPLAGRVRAQQSSGATNLEVVCKGQGAAFVEAVSDSTSISEFHKAPRHSTQWRNLLSIHVEDLLRGSPPLVVQLTWLADGAAAVGVGISHCLCDGIGSADFLNFFASLTTGQCRGFTDLKVKPVWDRHLMNPAKPRRVMNRSVIPHPEFNRVQDLCGFVSRFARETLTPTSVIFDQKSLNGLKKLASSTCPQKEMKFTSFEVLSAHVWRCWAMSLGLPSTQTLRLLFSVNVRNRIKPNLPEGFYGNGFVLGCAQISVGELTDKGIGWASWLVRKAKERVGDEYVKSVVEMVSESSACPDSVGVLIVSQWSRLGLEKVDFGMGKPVHISPVLSDRYCLFLPVYEQRDAVKVMVAVPKSAAGKYEYLVKSPCSNST, encoded by the coding sequence ATGGCAAGCTCAACGCAAATTCAAGTGAAAGAAGCAGTTTacataacaccatcatcaccaacACCATCACACATTCTACCACTCTCATCACTTGATTCTCAGCTCTTCATCCGTTTCACAATTGAGTATCTACTCATATACAACAATCCGGCGAGAACAAAATCCGCCGCCGACCGGAACGCGTTCACGTCGCGTATTAAGGCGGCATTAAGTGCCGCATTAGTCCCGTATTATCCTCTAGCTGGGAGAGTCAGGGCGCAACAATCATCTGGAGCAACAAATCTTGAAGTTGTTTGTAAAGGTCAAGGTGCGGCATTTGTTGAAGCTGTTTCAGATAGTACTTCAATCTCTGAGTTCCACAAAGCTCCACGTCATTCGACTCAGTGGAGGAACTTATTGTCCATACACGTGGAAGATCTTCTACGCGGGTCCCCGCCGCTCGTCGTGCAGCTGACATGGCTTGCTGATGGTGCTGCTGCGGTTGGTGTTGGCATCAGCCACTGTCTCTGCGATGGTATTGGAAGTGCTGATTTCTTGAATTTCTTTGCTTCATTAACAACCGGTCAGTGCCGTGGTTTCACCGATTTGAAGGTGAAACCGGTCTGGGATCGTCATTTGATGAACCCGGCTAAGCCTAGACGTGTTATGAATCGTTCAGTAATTCCACACCCTGAGTTTAACCGAGTTCAAGATCTCTGTGGGTTTGTTTCGCGATTCGCAAGAGAAACGTTGACACCTACGTCCGTTATATTTGATCAGAAATCGCTAAATGGATTGAAGAAACTCGCTTCATCAACTTGTCCACAAAAGGAGATGAAATTTACATCGTTTGAAGTTTTGTCAGCTCATGTGTGGAGGTGTTGGGCAATGTCACTAGGACTACCCTCGACACAGACGCTACGATTGCTGTTTAGCGTGAACGTTAGAAACCGAATCAAGCCAAATTTACCTGAAGGGTTTTACGGGAACGGGTTTGTTCTTGGCTGCGCACAAATTAGTGTTGGCGAGTTGACGGACAAGGGAATCGGATGGGCAAGTTGGTTGGTTAGGAAAGCTAAAGAGAGAGTTGGAGATGAGTATGTGAAATCGGTAGTTGAGATGGTGAGCGAGTCAAGTGCGTGTCCTGACTCGGTGGGTGTTCTGATAGTCTCGCAATGGTCGAGACTTGGCCTGGAAAAGGTCGACTTCGGAATGGGTAAGCCAGTTCACATCAGCCCGGTGCTTAGCGATAGGTACTGTCTGTTCTTGCCGGTCTACGAGCAGAGGGATGCAGTGAAGGTAATGGTTGCAGTTCCAAAGAGTGCTGCTGGGAAGTATGAGTACCTAGTTAAGAGCCCTTGTTCAAATTCCACCTGA